The window GGTCCAGGAGGGGCTTTACCCCATCCTCGGGCTCCACCACCAGCCGGGGCGCCCCTAGGGCCAGGCCCAAAAGCCATAGGAGGATAAGGAGGCGCTTCATCACCAGCCGAAGCATACCCGAGCGTTCCCGTCGGTGCAGGCTTCCATCTCGGCGAAGTCCACCCCTCGCACCTCGGCGAGCTTCTCCAGGACGAGCCGCACGTAGTGGGGCCGGTTCCGCTTGCCCCGGTGGGGCTCCGGGGGCAGGAAGGGGGTGTCGGTCTCCACCAGGAGGCGGTCCTCGGGGAGGCGCCGGGCCGCCTCCCGCAGCGCCTCGTTCTTCCGGTAGGTGAGGGGGCCGGCGAGGCCGAAGTAGGCCCCCACCTTTAGGCCCGCCGCCTCTAAGGCGGGGTGGCCCGAGAAGGCGTGGAGGACCACCCGCTTGGGCCTGTGGAACCCGAGCCAGGCCGCCAGGTCCTCCTCGGCCTTCCCGTCCCGGCTCCGCACGTGGAGGACCAGGGGAAGGCCGAGCTCCTCCGCCAGGGCCGCCTGGAAGTCCAGGGCCTGGAGCTGGGCGGGCCTGGTCTCGGGGGTCCAGTGGTAGTCCAGCCCCGTCTCCCCGATGGCCCGCACCCGGGGGTGGCGGGCCTGGTGGCGGAGGGCCGCCTCCACCTCGGGGGAGAGGAGGTGGGCGCTGGTGGGGTGGAGGCCCACCGCGGCGTAGACGTTGCCCTTGGCCAGGTGTAGGGTTTTTTCCCAGCGGCTCGGGTCTACCCCCAGGGTGAGGACGGCCCGAAGCTCGGTGAGGTGGGCCTGGACCTCCGTAAGCTCCGGGGGCTCTAGGAAGTCCAGGTGGGCGTGGGTGTCGGTCATGGGCCTTACTGTAGCGCAGGGCCTGGAACCGGGGAGGGGCTTCCGGGTAGGATGCCTCCTGGATGTGGCGGCTCCTTTGGCTGGCGGGGCTTTTGGCCGCCTGCGCCCCGGCCCTTCTTAGGGTGGAGCCCAGCCGGCTTCCCGACCCCGGGGACTGGGACCCTAGGCCTGCCCAGGTGGAGTGGTGGTACGCCTGGGCATGGGCCCACCCCTATGCCCTTCACTTCGCCTTCTTCAAGGCCTACGCCCCCCCTTCCTACCGCATCCTGGGCTTGCCGGGGAGCCTCTTCGGGGCCTTTCACGCCGCCCACCTGGTCCTCACCGACCTGCGCACGGGGGCGCGGCGGTTTCTGGAGGTTTCCGACCAGGACCTCCTCGCCCCCAGGGGGCGGGCAGAGCCTGGCCCCAGGCTCGAGGTCGGGGGCTGGCGCCTCTACCGCGAGGGGCCGGGCTTCCGCCTCGAGGCCCCTGGGGTGGGCCTCGTCCTTCTTCCCCGCAAGCCCCCCGTGGTCCACCCGCCGGGGTACTCGGGCACGGAGGAAACGGGGCGCTTGTACTACCAGTCCTATACCCGGGCCAGGGCGGTGGGCCTCCTGCAAGGGGAGGAGGCCTCGGGGGAGGCTTGGCTGGACCACCAGTGGGGGGAGCAGGTCTCCGGGGTCCAGGCCACCTGGGACTGGTTCGGCCTCCACCTCTCCGATGGCTCCGAGCTTATGGCCTACCAGGTGAAGGACCGGGAGGGCCGGG of the Thermus islandicus DSM 21543 genome contains:
- a CDS encoding TatD family hydrolase, translated to MTDTHAHLDFLEPPELTEVQAHLTELRAVLTLGVDPSRWEKTLHLAKGNVYAAVGLHPTSAHLLSPEVEAALRHQARHPRVRAIGETGLDYHWTPETRPAQLQALDFQAALAEELGLPLVLHVRSRDGKAEEDLAAWLGFHRPKRVVLHAFSGHPALEAAGLKVGAYFGLAGPLTYRKNEALREAARRLPEDRLLVETDTPFLPPEPHRGKRNRPHYVRLVLEKLAEVRGVDFAEMEACTDGNARVCFGW
- a CDS encoding lipocalin family protein, translated to MWRLLWLAGLLAACAPALLRVEPSRLPDPGDWDPRPAQVEWWYAWAWAHPYALHFAFFKAYAPPSYRILGLPGSLFGAFHAAHLVLTDLRTGARRFLEVSDQDLLAPRGRAEPGPRLEVGGWRLYREGPGFRLEAPGVGLVLLPRKPPVVHPPGYSGTEETGRLYYQSYTRARAVGLLQGEEASGEAWLDHQWGEQVSGVQATWDWFGLHLSDGSELMAYQVKDREGRVVQVLGSLVDPVGRVEALALAFVPLEAWKSPSGRTYTLGWRLEGPGLRLTLRPLFREGEILSRTTRVAYWEGPVAGEGVLEGGPVRAKGMGEFVAGPLLP